A portion of the Gossypium arboreum isolate Shixiya-1 chromosome 8, ASM2569848v2, whole genome shotgun sequence genome contains these proteins:
- the LOC108469044 gene encoding cyclin-U2-2-like isoform X2, whose translation MEMTASSLTISPRKLRSDLYSYSYQNDAKTPLVMSVLASLIERTMARNERIAKNCEWALAKDCNSRVFECQETPDMTIQSYLERIFRYTKAGPSVYVVAYVYMDRFRQANPGFRINARNVHRLLITIIMVASKYVEDMNYRNSYFARVGGLTTKELNKLEVEFLFMMGFKLHVNVRVFESYCSHLEREVSIGGGYHIERTLSFEVGASTEE comes from the exons ATGGAAATGACTGCATCTTCCCTTACAATCTCTCCAAGAAAGCTTCGATCCGATCTCTACTCTTACTCCTATCAGAATGATGCAAAAACCCCACTGGTGATGTCAGTCCTGGCTTCTCTTATTGAGAGAACAATGGCAAGAAACGAAAGGATAGCCAAGAACTGTGAATGGGCATTGGCAAAAGATTGCAATAGCAGAGTTTTCGAGTGCCAGGAGACACCAGACATGACGATTCAATCCTACCTAGAAAGAATCTTCCGTTACACCAAAGCCGGACCATCCGTTTATGTGGTGGCATATGTATATATGGATCGGTTTCGCCAAGCAAATCCAGGGTTCCGGATTAATGCTAGGAACGTACATAGGCTCCTCATTACAATCATCATGGTGGCTTCCAAGTATGTTGAAGACAT GAATTACAGAAATTCGTACTTTGCACGAGTAGGAGGGTTGACGACCAAGGAACTGAACAAGTTGGAGGTTGAATTTTTGTTCATGATGGGTTTCAAACTGCATGTAAATGTGAGAGTGTTCGAGAGCTACTGCAGTCACTTGGAGAGGGAAGTGAGCATTGGAGGAGGATACCACATTGAGAGGACTCTAAG CTTTGAAGTTGGGGCCAGTACAGAGGAGTGA
- the LOC108469044 gene encoding cyclin-U2-2-like isoform X1 has protein sequence MEMTASSLTISPRKLRSDLYSYSYQNDAKTPLVMSVLASLIERTMARNERIAKNCEWALAKDCNSRVFECQETPDMTIQSYLERIFRYTKAGPSVYVVAYVYMDRFRQANPGFRINARNVHRLLITIIMVASKYVEDMNYRNSYFARVGGLTTKELNKLEVEFLFMMGFKLHVNVRVFESYCSHLEREVSIGGGYHIERTLRCAEDIKSKQVEQKRYNSIARILFFEVGASTEE, from the exons ATGGAAATGACTGCATCTTCCCTTACAATCTCTCCAAGAAAGCTTCGATCCGATCTCTACTCTTACTCCTATCAGAATGATGCAAAAACCCCACTGGTGATGTCAGTCCTGGCTTCTCTTATTGAGAGAACAATGGCAAGAAACGAAAGGATAGCCAAGAACTGTGAATGGGCATTGGCAAAAGATTGCAATAGCAGAGTTTTCGAGTGCCAGGAGACACCAGACATGACGATTCAATCCTACCTAGAAAGAATCTTCCGTTACACCAAAGCCGGACCATCCGTTTATGTGGTGGCATATGTATATATGGATCGGTTTCGCCAAGCAAATCCAGGGTTCCGGATTAATGCTAGGAACGTACATAGGCTCCTCATTACAATCATCATGGTGGCTTCCAAGTATGTTGAAGACAT GAATTACAGAAATTCGTACTTTGCACGAGTAGGAGGGTTGACGACCAAGGAACTGAACAAGTTGGAGGTTGAATTTTTGTTCATGATGGGTTTCAAACTGCATGTAAATGTGAGAGTGTTCGAGAGCTACTGCAGTCACTTGGAGAGGGAAGTGAGCATTGGAGGAGGATACCACATTGAGAGGACTCTAAGGTGTGCTGAAGATATCAAATCCAAACAAGTTGAACAAAAAAGATACAACTCCATTGCTCGCATTTTGTT CTTTGAAGTTGGGGCCAGTACAGAGGAGTGA